TGGGCTGGTGCAGAACAGGTTGAAAGTTTAGGACTGTGTGACTTACGTTGAGCCCACCAGGCTCAGCTACCTTTGGTGCTGGTGCTGGTAGATGGTAGACTGACTTGAAATGCAACCTGCAGCagggaaaaacagtattttcttgtttACTGAGGCATAATGAACTGCTTTGCGGACCAACAGCGATGAGCATCGCACTTAAACTCACAGATAAGAAAGAGATGTTGCAGGCAGAGATTATCAGTCACTGCAGAGGATGCAAATATTTTAACACTGCAAACTAATACTAAAGGCAGGTACTTGTTAATTTAAGAGACACATTTGATTTATTCTCACGAATCTTTTGGAAGATACGGTGCTTTCAgatgactttcttttttaatgtgcgCACTGGGGAGTCTACATCTTATTAAAAATGAGATCACAGTGACTCTAGTACATCAAAGAACTTAATCAGCACAGTGCCATAGAGAAGCTGAAGACCTAATGGAGGCTAAATGTAAATTTGTAAAATGGAAGCAGCTAAATAATTCAAACCAGCAACATCAATTTCTGTGTCGTTTGTTTGTCTCCTGGCCAGACTCGTTTCAAAGGGTTGAGGTTTtattagaagaagaagaagaagaagaaagaaaagtcacAGTTCTTCAAAGTTGTTTTAAATCAGTTGTTTTCCCCCCATCTTTCCTCTCCAGGTTACGGAGCCTCCTTTAAGACTGAGTAAACATCTGGCTGAAGATGGCAGTTGCAAGTGTAGTGAGTATACGGCAATGCTGCTGTGTAATCtcagtttttctttcccccctctttgccTCCATCagttttctgcctctctcttgCCAACGGTGCCATCCCACCATAGCAGTAATACAAAGCCTTCTTCCCCACCTCTTTCCGAGTTGAGgattttgcattttgttatgtATTTGAAGCTGACAAGCCAACAGTGTTTTGAATGATCTGACAGAGATAATGCTCTCACCACCTGCCATTTTAATAACTGAAGTTGGCTGGAGGTGATGAACTGCTCTTTTGTAAAGAGTTTGTTGCTCAACGGGTCATTTTTATAAGCCTCTGCTGTGCCACACACTTCAAGCAGTCTGAAATGCACTGTGTTTCACTGGCAGCCTTTGCACTTTCCCATCTAAAATGGAATATATTGGGGATCTTCAACTGCATCTGGTGGAGAGGGGCAAATTTGTGCTTTATTGAGCCACCTCTCAACACAAATTTACCTGCTGACCCATTGCAGGTCACCCACCCTGGCAAGACCAGCCTGGATTACTACAGGAATGACAGCACGGTGCTGTCCCTGGATGGAAACCTGGTAAATGACACAGATATCACGTGCGACAAGAGGCAGGTCAGGCAGTTCGCTCGAGCCTTCCTGCCGGTGTTTTTCTGGCTCATCTTCTCTGTGGGCACAGTGGGAAATGCCTTGGTCGTGCTCGTCTATTGCAAATACCGCTTCAGGAGGAGCATGATGGATCGGTACCTGCTGCACCTGGCCCTTGCGGACCTGCTCCTCCTCTTCACCCTTCCCTTCTGGGCCAAGGCTGCCTCCAATGGCTGGATCTTCAAGAACTTCATGTGCAAAGTCGTCAACAGTATGTATAAGATCAACTTCTATGGCTGCAGCTTGTTTCTAACCTGCATCAGCTTTGACAGGTACATCACTATTGTCCAGGCAATGAAAGCTAAAACTTCTAAGCAAAGGCGGCTCCTGCACAGCAAACTCATGTGCTTGGCTGTCTGGCTGACATCCATGAGCCTCTGCATCCCAGAAATCCTGTACAGCCAAAGCACGCAGGTGGGTGACATAACAGTTTGCAAAATTACATACCCATCAAACATCAGCACGATCTTCAGAATTACTGTCCTGGCCTTGAAAGTCACAATTGGATTCTTCTTCCCGTTCCTTGTGATTGTTATTTGTTACGCCCTTATCATCAACACCCTCCTGCAAGCCAAAAGATTCCAAAAGCAGAAGTCGTTGAAGATCATCACCATGATCATCACCgctttcctcctctctcagtTCCCGTACAATATTGTTTTGCTGGTCAAAGCCATCAACACCTACGCCAGGGTGGCGTACAGCTGTCAGGCTGCCAACCGGCTGGACGTCGGGCTGCAGGTCACCCAGAGCATCGCCTTCCTCCACAGCTGCCTCAACCCCTTCCTCTACGTCTTTGCTGGAGAGCGGTTCAGGACGGCGCTGGGCAGGATGATGCAGAGCAGCGGCTGCTGCCGGAGCAGGGGCCAAGAGCAGTGCTCCTCTGCCTGCGACAGTCAGGAGCACAGCTCAAACTGGTCCTTTGCCATGCTGGGCAGGCAGCGGGTGAGAAGCTCCCTGACCCTCAGCACCCACTTGACCTCATCCGGTATGCCCCCACCTTGCCAAGTCCTCTTGTAAGTTagtccctcctctctctccccgcCAGAGGAGCACCAAACTCTTTGGAAACTGTCCGAATACCCCAAAGACCGTCTCAGAGgagcggggagggctgggggctcctCGCGCAACCCGTCCTTGCTGCGTGGGACCCAGCCTGGGCTTGCAggctgaaaggaagagaaacctTCGGCACAGGGCAGCAAAATGGAGCCACACTTATTGTAAGCAGAACTGATAGAGCTTAAAAGCTATCTTTGTGACAGCTGTAAATACCCGGCCCACCTGTGGC
This region of Harpia harpyja isolate bHarHar1 chromosome 1, bHarHar1 primary haplotype, whole genome shotgun sequence genomic DNA includes:
- the CCR9 gene encoding C-C chemokine receptor type 9 translates to MAVASVVTHPGKTSLDYYRNDSTVLSLDGNLVNDTDITCDKRQVRQFARAFLPVFFWLIFSVGTVGNALVVLVYCKYRFRRSMMDRYLLHLALADLLLLFTLPFWAKAASNGWIFKNFMCKVVNSMYKINFYGCSLFLTCISFDRYITIVQAMKAKTSKQRRLLHSKLMCLAVWLTSMSLCIPEILYSQSTQVGDITVCKITYPSNISTIFRITVLALKVTIGFFFPFLVIVICYALIINTLLQAKRFQKQKSLKIITMIITAFLLSQFPYNIVLLVKAINTYARVAYSCQAANRLDVGLQVTQSIAFLHSCLNPFLYVFAGERFRTALGRMMQSSGCCRSRGQEQCSSACDSQEHSSNWSFAMLGRQRVRSSLTLSTHLTSSGMPPPCQVLL